From Palaemon carinicauda isolate YSFRI2023 chromosome 33, ASM3689809v2, whole genome shotgun sequence:
gaatttctatGACATGTCTTTTTAACTCCCATATTTctatcattagaagttctatgacttcTCTTTTACtcgcatacttctagcattagaagttccatgacatctctttttaactcccatacttctagcattagaatttctatgacatgtcatttaactcccacatttctatcattagaagttctatgacatcCCTCTTCAACTAGCATACCTTTAGCATCAGAAGTTCTATGACATGTCTTTTTAACTCCcatgcttctagcattagaagttctacgacatttttttttaactcccatacttctagtattaggagttcCTTTACCTCTCATTTTTGCTCGTAatcttttagcattagaagttctttgacgcctctttttatctcccatacctttagcataagaagttctttgacctcactttttagctcccatacttctagcgttagaggtTCGTTGACCTCGCTTTTTACATCCCTTTCTtctagcattaggagttctttgaccttgCTTTTCAAGtcccatacttctagtattagaagttctttgacctctctttttagttcccataattctagtattagaagttctttgacctctctttttagctcccattcTTATGACGTTAGAAGTTCGTTTACCTCGGTTTTTAGCTCCAATACATatagcattacaagttctttgacctctctttttagctctcatacttcatgcattagaagttctatgacatctctttttaactcccatacttcaagcattagaagttctttgacatctcattctagctcccacacttctagcattataagttctttgacatctctttaTAGCTTCCATACTTCTAGCATAAGAATAtctttgacctcgctttttagCTCATATACTCCTAGCCTTAGAAGTTTTCTGAcatttctttttagctcccatacttatATCGTTAGAATTTCTTTGATCTTGCTTTTCAACTCCCATATTTCTAGCATTTAAAGTTCTTTTACCttgctttttagctcccatacatTTAGCATTAGAATTTTTTTGACCCCTCTTTTAAGCTCACATAcgtctagcattaaaagttctttgacctgtttttttatttctcatactTATAGTgtaagaagttcttttacctcactttttagctcccatacttgtagcattagaagttccttgacctctccTTTTATCTCTTATACTtctaccattagaagttctttgacttcgctTTTTAGCTCTCATACTTCCTGTATTAGAAGATTTATTatatctctttttagctcctatacttctagcattagaagatcttcgACCTCTCTTCTTAGCTCTCATATTTctagcataagaagttctttgaccactctTTTTAGCTctgatacttctagcattagaagttcattgacctcttttatTAGCactcatacttctagcattagaggttctttaacatCTCTTATCAGCtcccatccttttagcattagaagttctttgacctagctttttagctctcacacttctagcagtagaagttctttgacctcgctttttagctctcatacttatagcattagaagttctttgatctcacTTTTTACctttcatacttctagcattagaagttctatgacatcTCTTTTTAGCTCTCATACTTCTAGccttacaagttctttgacctcgctttttacctttcatacttttagcattagaagttctttgacctcgctttttagCTCTCATActactagcattagaagttctctgacatcTTTTTTTATCTCCCATACCTCAAGGATTAGGAGGTCTTTAACCTTTCTTTTAGCTCCCTtgtttctagcattagaagttctatgacatcGCTTtctagctcccatacttctagcattagaagtttttactCCTTgatttttagctcccatacttatagcgttagaagttatttgacctccaTATTTAACTCCCATAATTATagcgttagaagttcttttaccttgctttttagctcccatacttctagcattagaagttcttcgacctagCTTTATACCtctcatacttatagcattagatatTCTGTGACAtctatttttagctcccatacttctagcattagaagttcctttACCTCTCATTTTAGCTCCGAatcttttagcattagaagttctttgacgccTCTTTTTATATCCCTTAATTCTAGcgttagaagttcttggacctcactttttagctcccatacttctagcgttagaagttctttgacttcgaTTTTCACttctcatacttctagcattgggaGTTCTTTGACCTTGCTTTTCAGCTccaatacttttagcattagaagttctttgacttctcatTCTAGCTCCCATATTACTagtattaggagttctttgacatCTCGGTTTAGTTCCCATAATTATAAcgttagaagttcttttacctcgcTTTTTAGCTCCAATATATATAGCATTacatgttctttgacctctctttttatctctcatacttctagcattagaagttctttgacctcgctttttagTTCTCATATTTCTATCATTTGAAGTATTTTGAACTCAACTCTCTTTTTATTTccaatacttctagcattagacgttctatgacatctctttttaactcccacacttctagcattagaatttctatGACATGTCTTTTTAACTCCCATATTTCTATTATTAGAAGTTTATGACATCTCTTTTACtcgcatacttctagcattagtagTTCCAtgacatctctttttaactcccatacttctagcattagaatttctatgacatgtcatttaactcccacatttctatcattagaagttctatgaTATCCCTCTTCAACTCGAATacctctagcatcagaagttctATGACATGTCTTTTTAACTCCcatgcttctagcattagaagttctatgacattttttttaactcccatacttctagtattaggagttcCTTTACCTCTCATTTTTGCTCGCAatcttttagcattagaagttctttgacgcctatttttagctcccatacttctagcgttagaggtTCGTTGACCTCGCTTTTTacctcccatacttctagcattaggagttttttgaccTCTCTTATTAGTTCCCATaattctagtattagaagttctttgacctctctttttagctcccattcTTATGACGTTAGAAGTTCGTTTACCTCGGTTTTTAGCTCCAATACatatagcattaaaagttctttgacctctctttttagctctcaTACTTCATGCATTAGAAGTTTTATgacatctctttttagctcccatacttttagcattagaagttttttgacctctctttttagctcccatctttctagcattacaagttctttgacatGGCTTTTTACCTCTCAtatatctagcattagaagttctttgacctcgctttttagctctcatacttccagcattagaagttttttgacatgTCTTTTTATCTCCTATGCTTCTAGGATTAAAAGTTCTTGGTCCTCTTTTTTTTAGCTCTTATACTTTTATCGTTAGAATTTCTTTTACCTCGGTTTTTacctcccatacttctagcattagaagtttttttaccttgcTTTCTAGCTcccttacttgtagcattagaagttctttgacctttcatTTTAGCTCCCATACTTTTAGCAGTATGAGTTCTTTGACCTATCTTTTTAGCTACCATACTTCTAATGTTAAAAGTTTTTTGACCTCACATTTTAGctcccatacttttagcattagaagttctttgacctttctttttagctTCACTACTTCTAGCATAagatgttctttgacctcgctttttagctcccatactccTGGTATTAAAAGTACTTTgacatctctttttagctcccatgcttctagcattagaagttctttgacctcgcatTTTAGCTGTCATAACTATTGCATTAGAATGTGTATGACATATCTTTTTAgatcccatacttctagcatttgaagttctatgacctctctttttagctcccatacttctagcattagaggttattttacctcattttagctcccatacttctaacgttagaagttctttgacattacTTTTTAGTACTCATACATCTAgcattcgaagttctttgacctctcttttttgttcCCATTTTTATAATGTTAGGAGTTCTTaaacctcttttcagctcccacacttctagcattaaaagttttttttatttcgctTTTTAGCTCCAATACttctatcattagaagttctttgccttcTCTTTTTAGCTCTCATACTTCTGGTAttagaattagaagttctttgacattttttttagctcatatacttctagtattagaagttctttgacccatATTTTTAGCTCCCATATTtctaccattagaagttctttgttctGCTTTTCAGCTccaatacttctagcattagaagttctttttatctttatttttgctcTCATACTTaaagcgttagaagttctttgaccgcgtatttagctcccatacttctagcattagaagttctttgacctcgctttATAGttctcatacttctagcattagaagttttatgacatctctttttagctcccatacttctagcaataGGAGTTTTATAACATCTCTTATTAACTCCCATACTTccagcaatagaagttctttgacctctcattTTAGCTCCCGCActactagcattagaagttctttgtcttcTCATTTTAGCttccatatttctagcattagaagatctttgacctcgctttttaacttccatacttctagcattaataATTCTTTGACCTTGCTGTTTgacatctctttttagctcccatacttctagcaataGGAGTTTTATAACATCTCTTATTAACCCCCATACTTccagcaatagaagttctttgacctctcattTTAGCTCCCGCActactagcattagaagttctttgtcttcTCATTTTAGCttccatatttctagcattagaagatctttgacctcgctttttaacttccatacttctagcattaataATTCTTTGACCTTGCTGTTTAGTtcccatacttcaagcattagcattttttttacctttctttttaaGTACCATATTTATATTGTTAGAAGTTCTTaaacctctctttttagctcccatacttctagcattaagaaTTATTTGACCTTGCTATTTAGCTCCAatatttttagcattagaagttctttgacctctctttataacTCTCATAattatagcattagaagttctttgacatcttttttagctcccatacttctagcattaataGTTCTTTGACCACTCTTTCTAGctcccatacttttagcattagaagttctatgatcCGCTTTTCAACTCCCTTACtcgtagcattagaagttcttttgacctctctttttagcttcCTTACTTatagcgttagaagttctttgacatcgtATTTAGCCTCCATATTTCTATCCATTAGACCACTCTTTCTAGCTCTATACTTCTATCATTAGAAGTTCCTTTACCTTGCTTTTTAGCAcacatacttttagcattaaaagTTTATTGACCTCACTTCTTAGCTTCCATACTTGTAGTAACAGAAGTTTTTTGACCTCGCTTACTAGCTCTCATACTCCTAGCATTAGaaagaagttccttgacctctcttTTCAGCTTTCATAATTCtaacattataagttctttgacctctatttttagctcTATACTTataacattagaagttttttttacctctctttttaactttacttctaacattaaaagttctttgacccctttttataTCCAATACATATAGCGTTAGACGTTTTTTTTTACCTCGCTTTTTAGCTCTCATACTTATAGCATtaaaagttttttgacctctctATTTAGCtctcatacttttagcattagaatttttttttcctcgctTTTTAGctctcatacttctagcattaaaagttaTATAACATCTGTTTTTAGCTCCCAATCTcttagcattggaagttctttgaccttcgtTTTTAGCTCCTATACTTTtatcattagaagttctctgacctttCTTTTTAGCTTCCATACTTATAGCGTTAGAAGTTTTTTGACCACGCTTTTTACCTTCCGTACTTCAAGCATTAGAAGGACTTTGACCttgctttttagctcccatacttctagcattagaaattctttgacctctctttttagctcccatacttctagcattaggagttctttgacctctctttttagctccactACTTCTAAAGTTAGAGGTTTTTTTATCTCGGTTTTTAGCTCCCATAcatgtagcattagaagttctttgacctttcttttctgCTCCCCTACttctagcatcagaagttctttgacctcgctttttagctcccatacttctagtattaggagttctttgacatctctttttagctcccttacttttagcattaggagttctttgacctcgctttttagctcccatacttctagcactaGAAGTTCTATGACATCTCTTTTCAGCTCCGATACTTTtaatattagaagttctttgaccttgctTTTTAGCTCAAATACttctagcatcagaagttctttgacctcttttttttgctcccatacttctagtattagaagctctttgacctcgctttttcgctcccatacttctagcattaaaagttctttgctCGCGCTTCATAGCTCCCATATTTCTCGCagtagaagttatttgacctctctttttagctctatacttccaacattagaagtcctttgacctcgcTTTTTAGCCCTCACACATCTAGCATTAAAAGTTTTTCGACATCGCTTTTTAGctctacttctagcattagaagttcttggacctctctTTTTAGCacacatacttctagcattagaagttctttgacttctctttttacctctcatacttctaacattagaagttttttttaccctctttttagctctcatacTTCTtagattagaagttctttgacctctctttccaGCTCTATACTTCTAACATCAGAAGTTCTTCGCCCTCAGTTTTTAGCTCCAATACTTATAgcgttaaaagttctttgacc
This genomic window contains:
- the LOC137626239 gene encoding ribosome-binding protein 1-like, translated to MGAKKRGQRTPNAKSKGAKKRCQRTPNTRSMGAKKRGQRTSDARSRGAEKKGQRTSNATCMGAKNRDKKTSNFRSSGAKKRGQRTPNARSMGAKKRGQRISNARKVWELKRDVKQQGQRIINARSMEVKKRGQRSSNARNMEAKMRRQRTSNASSAGAKMRGQRTSIAGSMGVNKRCYKTPIARSMGAKKRCHKTSNARSMRTIKRGQRTSNARSMGAKYAVKELLTL
- the LOC137626238 gene encoding zinc finger Ran-binding domain-containing protein 2-like, with the protein product MRGQRTSNARSMGAKKRCQSTFNTRSMGAKKRGQRTSYARSSEAKKKGQRTSNAKSMGAKISIRAKKSGQRTSYARNMRAKKRGRRSSNARSIGAKKRYNKSSNTGSMRAKKRSQRTSNGRSIRDKRRGQGTSNATSMGAKK